In Syntrophales bacterium, a single window of DNA contains:
- a CDS encoding flagellar biosynthesis repressor FlbT, whose translation MGLKIELKPHERFILGGAVVRNGGSRTELIIENNVPILRGKNILSVEEADTPCKRIFFAVQLMYVGGGDMKEYHRTYWELVNEVLKAAPSTTGLIDTVSEHILGGQYYQALKAARELIEYEERLVNHVREST comes from the coding sequence ATGGGCCTGAAAATCGAGCTGAAGCCCCACGAGCGGTTCATCCTCGGGGGAGCCGTCGTCCGGAATGGAGGTTCCAGGACGGAACTGATTATCGAGAACAACGTTCCAATCCTTCGGGGAAAGAACATTCTCTCCGTTGAGGAGGCGGATACCCCCTGCAAGCGGATCTTTTTCGCCGTACAGCTGATGTATGTGGGGGGTGGAGACATGAAAGAGTATCATCGGACCTATTGGGAACTCGTCAATGAAGTGTTGAAAGCGGCTCCCAGCACGACGGGTCTGATTGACACAGTCAGCGAACACATCCTGGGAGGGCAGTATTACCAGGCTCTAAAAGCGGCCCGGGAGTTGATCGAATATGAGGAGAGGTTGGTGAACCATGTACGAGAATCCACTTAA
- the flaF gene encoding flagellar biosynthesis regulator FlaF produces the protein MYENPLKAYQQTQKAGMTGREIEAHVLTKAALKFRECQDKWNEGGSNGMLGEAIRYNQRIWSVFQGEMVDPANPLPVKLREDILTLSRFIDKRCFDVLAFPKPEKLDILIRINLNLAAGLRGSTVEDTEEAGE, from the coding sequence ATGTACGAGAATCCACTTAAGGCCTACCAGCAGACACAAAAGGCGGGCATGACGGGCCGCGAAATCGAGGCGCACGTACTGACCAAGGCCGCCCTGAAGTTCCGCGAATGCCAGGATAAGTGGAATGAGGGCGGAAGCAATGGGATGCTGGGTGAGGCCATCCGGTACAACCAGCGGATCTGGAGCGTCTTCCAGGGAGAGATGGTCGATCCGGCAAATCCTCTGCCTGTCAAACTGCGGGAGGACATCCTGACCTTGAGCCGATTCATCGACAAGCGGTGCTTCGATGTCCTGGCGTTTCCCAAGCCGGAAAAGCTCGACATTCTGATCCGGATCAACCTGAATCTGGCCGCCGGGCTCAGGGGATCCACCGTAGAGGATACCGAAGAAGCGGGCGAGTAA
- a CDS encoding DUF115 domain-containing protein: MSGHLDANLAALRERCPDFLAWWEKCPSQPGEYNLLSSLSGLPDLEIVRPGGQRIILYNRENPFETIQKELADQSFPKGSLTFLFGLGLGYRALHILSTMEPGHAVYIVERDPDILRLALALHDYSAEIRSGKITFVVPEEEALRRFAKEQDNAILNGRIRLFLESFTRLLDPGTARMHDICHSQFNTVLMNFHTVVKIGGTVIQNEVENLPRALLGWNPEGLLSGTFRNRPAIIVATGPSLQRNISLLREAQGRALIITVGQSLRILLAYDIHPDIVCSIDFGEPNYRSMSDAIDMANMPLLIHPQVYPRIPREYRGDVFVPLDRNSILLPASGKVSPPLGNAMTVAQTALNLALAAGADPIIFTGQDLSYGESSHIAGATYGKQVTVQGSRIIMKRGQNTRDHEVYWVPGYFGGQVPTHSGLLAFLEDIENTIRHHPGCRFINATEGGARIAGTERMSMRDVLETCCRQEFPVSEYLAEARQPLGVDPRRLCRMLETSRNHMERLLKNASRLEQMCGEMKSLFPQNGEPMPQKRNQLDALNRKALKSFSSLLNSLEEDRISRLATVRVKYLLIQMEEQLARPEENHDAARRTIRYCEALCEGLKEACPPILEKIRNVHPLIDEYATLSESIEAAPPGTETIAKLRLRLGNCLRRMGHPGMATEEFERATVSDACRDTALEELFALHLDGNRFETAGHCLQRLSAGHLKRNAFQDLLVDKRERERERLLERARLCLDRGDFVGCLLACRTIHDNAPDVRQMIDHALKIREKKVHEAGTQVQREWENARLRDEREQRLGLARLKMKEKDYAAALDLFHDLTRSDPRDEEAGLGCVRACKSLEDWQRAEAELQRLMEHHPEKSIYYRELGNVLLHRGKSEGAIKYFNKAVELDQGGDELCLKIAATLSGAGKAAEALPFFERHMKDNPNDYRALVLWGDGFLRLGILQAAMLSWETALRIRPGYGPAVERLNRLQPAANS; the protein is encoded by the coding sequence ATGAGCGGCCACCTGGATGCCAACCTCGCGGCCCTCCGGGAGCGCTGCCCCGATTTTCTCGCCTGGTGGGAGAAGTGCCCATCCCAGCCGGGTGAGTACAACCTGCTTTCCAGCCTGTCGGGCCTGCCGGACCTCGAAATCGTACGTCCCGGGGGGCAACGGATCATCCTTTACAACCGGGAAAATCCTTTCGAGACCATCCAGAAGGAGCTGGCGGACCAGTCCTTCCCGAAGGGAAGCCTGACGTTCCTGTTCGGACTCGGGCTTGGCTACAGGGCACTCCACATCCTGAGCACCATGGAGCCCGGCCACGCGGTGTACATCGTGGAGAGGGATCCGGACATCCTCCGCCTCGCCCTGGCCCTTCACGATTACTCGGCGGAGATCCGCAGCGGAAAAATAACGTTTGTGGTTCCCGAGGAAGAAGCGCTGCGGCGATTTGCCAAAGAACAGGACAATGCCATTCTGAACGGCCGGATCCGATTGTTTCTGGAATCATTTACCCGCCTGCTGGACCCGGGAACGGCAAGGATGCATGACATCTGCCATAGCCAGTTCAACACCGTCCTGATGAACTTCCATACGGTGGTGAAGATCGGCGGCACGGTGATCCAGAACGAGGTGGAGAATCTGCCCCGGGCTCTTCTTGGCTGGAACCCGGAGGGGCTCCTGAGCGGCACCTTCCGGAACCGGCCCGCCATCATCGTGGCGACAGGCCCCTCCCTGCAGAGAAATATCTCCCTTCTCCGGGAGGCTCAGGGCAGGGCGCTGATCATCACCGTCGGCCAGAGCCTGCGGATCCTCCTGGCGTACGATATTCACCCCGACATCGTCTGTTCCATCGATTTCGGCGAACCCAACTACCGGAGCATGTCGGACGCGATCGACATGGCGAACATGCCCCTCCTGATACACCCTCAAGTCTACCCGAGAATCCCCCGGGAGTACCGGGGAGATGTCTTCGTGCCTCTGGACCGGAACAGCATCCTCTTGCCAGCCTCGGGAAAGGTCTCCCCTCCGCTCGGCAACGCCATGACCGTGGCCCAGACCGCGTTGAACCTTGCCCTGGCGGCCGGGGCGGACCCGATCATCTTCACCGGCCAGGATCTGTCCTACGGGGAATCCAGTCACATTGCAGGCGCCACGTACGGGAAACAGGTGACGGTTCAGGGATCCCGCATCATCATGAAGAGAGGACAGAACACAAGAGACCACGAAGTCTACTGGGTCCCCGGATATTTCGGCGGCCAGGTTCCCACCCATTCGGGTCTGCTGGCCTTCCTCGAGGATATCGAGAATACGATCAGGCACCACCCCGGGTGCCGGTTCATCAACGCCACGGAAGGCGGTGCCCGGATCGCCGGAACAGAGCGAATGTCCATGCGGGATGTCCTGGAAACCTGTTGCAGGCAGGAATTCCCCGTTTCCGAGTATCTGGCCGAAGCGCGACAGCCTCTGGGAGTGGATCCGCGCCGGCTCTGCCGGATGCTTGAGACGTCGCGAAATCACATGGAACGCCTGCTTAAAAACGCCAGCAGGCTGGAACAGATGTGCGGCGAAATGAAAAGCCTGTTTCCGCAAAACGGAGAACCCATGCCGCAGAAACGGAACCAGCTTGATGCTCTGAACAGGAAGGCCTTGAAATCCTTTTCCTCCCTGCTGAATTCCCTCGAGGAAGACCGGATCAGCCGATTGGCGACGGTGAGGGTGAAGTACCTCCTGATCCAAATGGAGGAACAACTGGCAAGGCCTGAAGAAAACCACGATGCCGCTCGCCGAACGATCCGCTATTGCGAAGCACTGTGCGAGGGATTGAAAGAGGCATGCCCTCCCATTCTGGAGAAGATTCGTAACGTCCATCCCCTGATCGATGAATACGCAACTCTTTCCGAGAGCATCGAGGCGGCTCCGCCCGGAACGGAAACCATTGCAAAGTTACGCCTTCGCCTGGGGAATTGCCTCCGGAGGATGGGACATCCCGGAATGGCCACCGAAGAGTTCGAGCGAGCCACTGTTTCGGATGCATGCAGGGACACCGCCCTCGAAGAGCTGTTCGCCCTGCACCTGGACGGGAACCGGTTCGAGACCGCCGGGCATTGCCTGCAGCGGCTCTCCGCCGGACATTTGAAGCGAAATGCATTCCAGGACCTCCTGGTGGACAAACGGGAACGGGAGCGTGAACGACTTCTCGAGCGCGCCCGCCTCTGCCTGGACCGGGGCGACTTTGTCGGTTGCCTGTTGGCCTGCCGAACCATTCATGACAATGCCCCGGACGTCCGACAGATGATCGATCACGCCCTCAAAATACGGGAAAAGAAAGTCCACGAAGCGGGGACTCAGGTCCAGAGGGAATGGGAAAACGCAAGGCTTCGAGATGAACGGGAGCAACGTCTCGGGCTCGCCCGGCTGAAAATGAAGGAGAAGGATTATGCCGCGGCGCTTGACCTCTTCCATGACCTGACCCGGTCGGATCCCCGGGACGAGGAAGCAGGGCTGGGGTGCGTCCGGGCCTGCAAGTCCCTGGAGGACTGGCAGAGGGCGGAAGCGGAGCTGCAGCGTCTGATGGAACACCATCCGGAAAAAAGTATTTATTATCGTGAACTGGGTAATGTTCTGCTGCACCGGGGCAAATCGGAAGGAGCAATAAAATACTTCAACAAGGCGGTGGAACTCGACCAGGGTGGGGATGAACTCTGTCTGAAGATCGCAGCGACGCTCTCCGGAGCGGGCAAAGCAGCCGAAGCGCTTCCGTTTTTTGAGAGACACATGAAGGACAATCCGAACGATTACAGGGCTCTTGTCCTGTGGGGGGACGGCTTTCTCCGCCTGGGGATCCTCCAGGCAGCCATGCTGAGTTGGGAGACGGCCCTCCGCATCCGGCCCGGATACGGACCGGCAGTGGAGAGGCTGAACCGCCTCCAGCCGGCGGCCAATTCCTGA
- a CDS encoding lytic transglycosylase domain-containing protein — protein sequence MVEIMNNQEPGLIRKVLPTGSNPAAGAGGSAFRGEAAFETLLKQALGAGAGSGAGAMQDPAALARTLMERMQIRSTDRLLRLMSGSEAGEVREQDGKVLEQLLEAAARTIQGAEIRPAPGAPLQSVPGPAVTPAQAGGTRKGSLAASPELNSIIEKAADRYGVDPLLVRCVIRAESAFRPQSTSPKGAMGLMQLMPATARDLGVTNAYDPEQNVFAGTRYLKSLLDRYSGDVPRALAAYNWGMGNVDRRPDRLPSETREYVAGIMRDYRKPST from the coding sequence ATGGTCGAAATCATGAACAACCAGGAGCCGGGTCTGATCCGAAAGGTCCTCCCGACGGGCAGCAACCCTGCGGCGGGAGCCGGCGGATCGGCATTCCGGGGTGAAGCGGCCTTCGAGACCCTCCTGAAACAGGCCCTGGGCGCAGGGGCAGGTTCGGGCGCGGGAGCGATGCAGGATCCCGCGGCGCTTGCCCGGACGCTCATGGAAAGGATGCAGATCCGCTCAACGGACCGGCTCCTCCGGTTGATGTCCGGAAGCGAAGCGGGGGAGGTTCGGGAGCAGGACGGGAAAGTGCTGGAGCAGCTCCTCGAGGCGGCGGCCCGGACCATTCAGGGGGCGGAGATCCGGCCGGCTCCCGGTGCGCCGCTGCAATCCGTTCCGGGACCGGCGGTAACCCCCGCCCAGGCCGGAGGCACAAGAAAAGGCAGCCTGGCGGCCTCGCCGGAGCTGAACTCGATCATCGAAAAGGCGGCGGATCGCTACGGGGTCGACCCCCTCCTGGTCCGGTGCGTAATCCGCGCGGAGAGCGCTTTCCGTCCCCAGAGCACCTCTCCCAAGGGCGCCATGGGGCTCATGCAGCTCATGCCCGCCACCGCGCGCGACCTGGGGGTCACGAACGCCTATGATCCCGAGCAGAACGTCTTTGCCGGTACACGGTACCTGAAATCCCTCCTGGATCGTTACAGCGGGGACGTTCCACGGGCACTGGCCGCCTACAACTGGGGCATGGGAAACGTGGACCGCCGCCCCGACCGCCTCCCGTCGGAAACCAGAGAATACGTGGCCGGAATCATGCGGGATTATCGGAAACCGTCGACATGA
- the flgK gene encoding flagellar hook-associated protein FlgK, producing MAISSLLNISRDALMTYQGAISVTGSNIANVNNADYTVQRATISARTQLSSFQAGTGVDLTSVTRVYDQYIGNRIIDETSNSGYWDTRSGILGQVEVLYDETDTAGLTKDLEAFWDSWSDLAQNPTGLVEQNAVVAASDNLASNIRDKYQSLQTILAGVNESIAGTVNSINSLAADIAELNRSIVSASNSGAGVNELIDKRDAAIRSLSELIPVQTVADESGSVSVFLANGQMLVSGISSRELEVGATGDVTFKGNTTPLDSLITGGKLGALLELRDETLPGYMNSLDTLAAAVITEVNTLHGSGVDQTGAAVTGRLFFASTPVGSSAAFTMSVASGILSDPTTIVASQTVAGDGAVASAITALQNQGIVTSGTQQVTTSEYWASSVSTVAKDISLAGQKAEQSAAVMTQLESQRANVSGVSLDEEMIYLIQYQLGYSAAGQLCGTAQEMLDTLMGLVQ from the coding sequence ATGGCAATCAGTTCCCTGCTGAACATTTCCCGGGATGCCCTGATGACCTACCAGGGGGCCATCTCCGTTACCGGCTCCAACATCGCGAACGTCAACAACGCTGACTATACCGTCCAGCGGGCGACCATCTCGGCGCGCACCCAGCTTTCGTCCTTTCAGGCAGGGACCGGGGTCGATCTCACCAGCGTGACCCGGGTCTACGACCAATACATCGGGAACCGGATCATCGACGAGACTTCGAACAGCGGATACTGGGACACCCGGAGCGGGATCCTCGGTCAAGTGGAGGTCCTCTACGACGAGACGGACACCGCGGGACTCACGAAGGACCTGGAGGCCTTCTGGGATTCCTGGTCCGACCTGGCTCAGAACCCGACGGGGCTCGTGGAGCAGAATGCCGTGGTTGCGGCGTCGGACAACCTGGCCTCGAACATCCGGGACAAGTACCAGTCCCTCCAGACCATCCTGGCGGGCGTGAATGAAAGCATTGCCGGGACGGTGAACTCAATCAATTCCCTGGCGGCCGACATCGCCGAGCTGAACCGGAGCATTGTCTCCGCATCCAACAGCGGCGCCGGGGTGAACGAGTTGATCGACAAGCGGGACGCCGCGATCCGGTCCCTGTCGGAATTGATCCCGGTCCAGACCGTCGCGGATGAATCCGGTTCCGTCAGCGTCTTTCTGGCAAACGGTCAGATGCTGGTGAGCGGCATTTCGTCCCGGGAACTCGAAGTCGGCGCCACCGGGGACGTGACCTTCAAAGGCAACACCACGCCGTTGGACAGCCTGATCACGGGCGGCAAGCTGGGGGCACTTCTTGAGCTTCGAGACGAAACGCTGCCTGGGTATATGAACAGCCTGGATACCCTGGCCGCCGCCGTCATCACCGAGGTAAACACGCTCCACGGCAGCGGTGTGGACCAGACCGGCGCGGCCGTCACGGGACGGCTCTTCTTTGCCAGCACCCCCGTCGGATCCTCGGCGGCCTTCACCATGTCGGTGGCGAGCGGCATTCTCAGCGACCCCACGACCATTGTGGCCTCCCAGACGGTCGCGGGGGACGGGGCGGTGGCAAGCGCCATCACGGCCCTCCAGAACCAGGGTATCGTCACGAGCGGCACCCAGCAGGTGACAACCTCCGAATACTGGGCCTCCTCCGTATCGACGGTAGCGAAGGATATCTCGCTCGCTGGACAGAAGGCAGAGCAGTCGGCCGCCGTCATGACCCAGCTCGAAAGCCAGCGGGCGAACGTGTCCGGCGTATCGCTGGACGAGGAAATGATTTACCTGATCCAGTACCAGCTGGGCTACTCCGCCGCCGGGCAGCTGTGCGGCACGGCCCAGGAGATGCTCGATACCCTGATGGGCCTGGTGCAATAG
- a CDS encoding HD domain-containing response regulator, with the protein MNAPAALEERLFDRRILVVDDYELTRRMIVDALLQTGYTSVEEATDGLEALDLFKAGNHDLIITDVMMPHMDGMELLDRLQEIRADSSIILVTGQPEVDAGVAAMKRGAVDYVRKPFNIQDLLYKVEVCLRERYLLPEEDHENALATTRLTEKKKELSVHSHIYDSFENIEGENQQVFEKMAELALRVVDGVEATIWIFDAEADQFHPQVVRFAEGQAHEPGGNVINAIPFLYQVVDKRGALVVQSPNGEGGDASLLCAPLVIRGAVFGVLTVRRKKYTGIFTSKDVHYIVSLTKRASLNLENKLLYESLFANVLDTFQSLVACVQMRDNYTQEHCRRVTKVSIRTADVLGLDTQDRECLKVAGVLHDVGKIAIPDAVLLKPGRLTDEEYEVIKRHSALGESVLRPIALFDREREIILHHHERWDGKGYPSGLAGTDIPFLSRIIAVVDTFDAMTNNRPYRKALDVGTALDEIRRNRGTQFDPDVADAFLSLY; encoded by the coding sequence ATGAATGCTCCTGCTGCTCTCGAAGAAAGACTCTTCGACCGTCGAATCCTGGTGGTGGACGACTACGAGCTTACCCGCCGGATGATCGTCGACGCCCTTCTCCAGACCGGTTACACCAGCGTCGAGGAGGCGACGGACGGGCTGGAAGCCCTCGACCTGTTCAAGGCAGGGAACCATGACCTGATCATCACGGACGTCATGATGCCCCACATGGACGGAATGGAGCTGCTTGACCGTCTTCAGGAGATCCGCGCCGACTCTTCGATCATCCTGGTTACGGGACAGCCGGAAGTCGATGCCGGGGTGGCGGCCATGAAGCGGGGAGCCGTCGATTACGTCCGAAAACCGTTCAATATCCAGGATCTTCTCTACAAGGTCGAAGTCTGCCTGCGGGAGCGGTATCTGCTGCCGGAAGAAGATCATGAGAACGCTCTTGCGACGACCCGGCTGACGGAGAAGAAGAAAGAGCTGTCCGTTCACAGCCATATCTACGATTCGTTCGAGAACATCGAGGGCGAGAACCAGCAGGTCTTTGAGAAAATGGCCGAACTGGCCCTGCGGGTTGTCGACGGGGTGGAGGCGACCATCTGGATCTTTGACGCCGAGGCCGACCAGTTCCATCCCCAGGTGGTCCGCTTTGCCGAGGGCCAGGCTCACGAGCCGGGCGGAAACGTGATCAACGCCATCCCGTTCCTCTACCAGGTAGTGGACAAACGGGGGGCCCTGGTCGTGCAGTCCCCCAACGGGGAGGGCGGCGACGCTTCCCTGCTCTGCGCCCCCCTGGTCATCCGGGGTGCCGTCTTCGGCGTGTTGACGGTGCGGAGAAAGAAATACACGGGAATCTTCACCAGCAAGGATGTCCATTACATCGTCAGCCTGACCAAACGGGCCTCGCTGAACCTGGAGAACAAGCTCCTCTACGAGAGCCTTTTTGCTAATGTTCTGGACACGTTCCAGTCCCTGGTCGCCTGTGTCCAGATGCGGGACAACTACACGCAGGAGCACTGCCGCCGCGTGACCAAGGTGTCCATCCGGACCGCCGATGTCCTGGGGCTCGACACGCAGGACCGCGAGTGCCTGAAGGTGGCCGGCGTTCTTCATGATGTGGGGAAGATCGCCATTCCGGACGCCGTCCTGTTGAAGCCGGGGCGGCTGACGGACGAAGAGTACGAAGTCATCAAGCGGCATTCCGCCCTGGGGGAAAGCGTCCTGAGACCCATCGCCCTCTTCGACCGGGAGCGCGAGATCATCCTGCACCACCACGAGCGGTGGGACGGGAAGGGATACCCCTCCGGCCTGGCCGGGACGGACATTCCGTTCCTGTCCCGGATCATCGCCGTCGTGGATACCTTCGACGCCATGACCAACAACCGGCCATACCGGAAGGCGCTGGACGTCGGCACGGCGCTGGATGAGATTCGGCGTAACCGTGGAACCCAGTTCGATCCGGACGTGGCCGACGCGTTCCTCAGCCTTTACTGA
- the flgL gene encoding flagellar hook-associated protein FlgL — translation MSLRITDGIRYQTMLANMKTAQKGTGDLVEQLGTGKRINHPSDDPAGAQSLIEWSSARSEIAQYQDQISSTDLWLQTTDLALGRVEALVEQVADLAAGNVSSGTGERQAAIDTIEAVRTELLSLANETCGDRYLFAGTNADEAAFSIATDAFGNRTYTYEGSGDGLTVAVGRQATLEYSTTGDDVFYENGTSVFRILEDLSTALASGDSAAIGQAADDLETLSTRVLEAQSINGIRQDRLESARAYLTNLDAKLADLVDKTETADTAALAVQFSQQELALEASYKLASRVGNLSILDFMK, via the coding sequence ATGTCGCTGCGCATAACCGACGGAATCCGGTACCAGACGATGCTGGCCAACATGAAGACGGCCCAGAAGGGGACGGGGGACCTCGTCGAACAGCTGGGGACGGGAAAGCGGATCAACCACCCTTCCGACGATCCTGCGGGCGCACAGAGCCTGATCGAATGGAGCTCCGCCCGGAGCGAGATCGCCCAGTACCAGGACCAGATCTCCTCGACGGACCTGTGGCTCCAGACGACCGACCTGGCCCTGGGGCGCGTGGAGGCGCTTGTCGAACAGGTCGCAGACCTCGCGGCGGGAAACGTCTCGTCCGGCACAGGGGAAAGGCAGGCCGCCATCGATACCATTGAGGCGGTCCGGACGGAGCTGTTGAGCCTGGCAAACGAAACATGCGGGGACCGCTATCTCTTCGCCGGGACAAATGCCGATGAAGCTGCCTTTTCCATAGCGACGGACGCCTTCGGCAACAGGACCTATACCTATGAAGGGAGCGGCGACGGCCTCACCGTTGCCGTCGGCAGGCAGGCGACCCTGGAGTACAGCACCACGGGGGACGATGTATTCTACGAAAACGGCACGAGCGTCTTTCGGATCCTGGAGGATCTCTCGACCGCCCTCGCAAGCGGCGATTCCGCAGCCATCGGCCAGGCAGCGGACGACCTCGAGACGCTTTCGACCCGGGTCCTCGAGGCTCAGTCCATCAACGGCATCCGGCAGGACCGGCTGGAGTCGGCAAGGGCATACCTGACGAACCTCGACGCGAAGCTGGCCGACCTGGTGGACAAGACTGAAACCGCCGACACGGCGGCGCTGGCCGTCCAATTCAGCCAGCAGGAGCTGGCCCTCGAGGCGTCTTACAAATTGGCGTCCCGGGTGGGGAATCTCTCCATCCTGGATTTCATGAAATAA
- a CDS encoding tetratricopeptide repeat protein has product MAEAVRREDAVQILRKLDECRIHMKKGQVNGCLHLFRDTLERILRTPMIPADEKMVREAVNTLQHDIAESRAFLDEFGPVSFRDNDIKTSLDFLRQMLQVQVEEMSIPLTTRQESDDDAKAGNPAPDASEEKAKEALSLLEGGDGNKASEFIRNDEVALAMVLQICNTAGIEYRKAGHFDRAITEFRKALFFHPQDEGLYYNLARAFAEKKDWGQAEQTILEGLKTKPDFREGKALLKYIRFQASAPEARAE; this is encoded by the coding sequence ATGGCGGAAGCGGTACGGCGGGAAGACGCGGTACAGATCCTGAGAAAACTGGATGAATGCCGGATCCACATGAAAAAGGGGCAAGTCAACGGATGCCTTCATCTTTTCAGGGACACCCTGGAGCGGATCCTGCGGACACCAATGATCCCGGCGGACGAAAAGATGGTCCGGGAGGCCGTGAACACCCTCCAGCACGACATCGCCGAATCCCGGGCGTTTCTGGACGAGTTCGGCCCCGTTTCATTCCGGGACAACGATATCAAGACCTCCCTCGACTTCCTCCGCCAGATGCTCCAGGTCCAGGTGGAGGAAATGTCGATCCCCCTGACGACGCGTCAAGAATCTGACGATGACGCTAAGGCGGGGAACCCGGCACCGGATGCATCGGAAGAGAAGGCCAAGGAGGCCCTCTCCCTGCTGGAAGGGGGAGATGGAAACAAGGCCTCGGAATTTATCCGGAACGACGAAGTGGCCCTGGCCATGGTCCTGCAGATCTGCAATACCGCCGGCATCGAATACCGAAAAGCCGGTCACTTCGACCGCGCCATCACCGAGTTCAGGAAGGCCCTTTTCTTCCATCCCCAGGACGAGGGGCTTTATTACAACCTCGCCCGTGCTTTCGCGGAAAAGAAAGACTGGGGTCAGGCGGAACAGACCATCCTGGAGGGGCTGAAGACGAAGCCGGATTTCCGGGAAGGAAAAGCGCTCCTGAAGTATATCCGTTTCCAGGCCTCCGCGCCCGAGGCGAGAGCCGAATGA